From the genome of Calidithermus timidus DSM 17022, one region includes:
- a CDS encoding type II toxin-antitoxin system VapC family toxin, whose translation MSANNGDRLVVFDTGALIQLHTQERFNALSRQVYNQANQIGMCYLVMPEIAGATGAMLRDKRISKQQRSQIQKFVMSNLQHWLMLPVSKRVCDLAFELCQKHPLKGADAVHLAAVKTLLPFRPQLTFFTLDKTLYQAAKREKVPVVMVPELERGR comes from the coding sequence ATGTCCGCGAACAACGGAGATAGATTGGTTGTTTTTGATACCGGAGCTCTAATCCAACTGCATACCCAAGAACGCTTCAACGCACTGTCAAGACAGGTATATAACCAAGCAAACCAAATAGGAATGTGCTATTTGGTGATGCCGGAAATCGCCGGGGCGACCGGTGCAATGTTGCGCGACAAACGCATTTCGAAACAGCAAAGAAGTCAAATACAAAAGTTTGTAATGAGTAATCTACAACATTGGCTAATGCTACCTGTTTCAAAGCGGGTGTGTGATCTGGCCTTTGAGCTATGCCAAAAACACCCTCTCAAAGGTGCTGACGCGGTACATCTTGCTGCGGTAAAAACTCTTTTGCCGTTCAGGCCGCAGTTGACGTTCTTTACCCTAGACAAAACCCTGTACCAAGCTGCCAAAAGAGAAAAAGTCCCGGTCGTAATGGTCCCGGAGTTGGAACGTGGCCGGTAG
- a CDS encoding M20/M25/M40 family metallo-hydrolase, translating to MSAQAIHLDPRSLLLEFGPLAGERERGEWVARRLGELGFTPQRDELGNVWAGQGALLLVAHIDTVLTPTPVQQRGEKWYAPAVGDNSAGVAVLLSLAPLLLPLGIGLGFSVGEEGLGNLKGARALVARLSPRMVVAVDGYMPGVVTEAVGSVRLRGLFVGPGGHAWGDRTNPSPMPALGRAITALYGLKKHEDMSVNVGRVWGGEAINAIPAEVGFELDLRASKAAMLEQLEAQAREVLMDAAQKQGVRLELEVLGRRPAGSTATLEMQRAAQQALAEVGQEVRWLSGSTDASAAVEAGIPALAFGTYRGGGAHTPEEWVEPESLLEGARALWALVRSLRGL from the coding sequence ATGAGTGCCCAGGCCATACACCTAGACCCCCGCTCGCTGCTGCTCGAGTTCGGCCCGCTGGCCGGGGAGCGCGAACGGGGAGAGTGGGTGGCGAGGCGGCTGGGAGAGCTGGGTTTCACCCCGCAGCGCGACGAGCTGGGCAACGTTTGGGCCGGGCAGGGGGCGCTGTTGCTGGTGGCCCATATCGACACCGTGCTGACCCCCACTCCCGTGCAGCAGCGGGGTGAGAAGTGGTACGCTCCGGCGGTGGGGGACAACTCGGCGGGCGTGGCCGTGCTGCTTTCGCTGGCCCCGCTGCTGCTGCCCCTGGGAATCGGTTTGGGCTTCAGCGTGGGGGAAGAGGGTTTGGGCAACCTCAAGGGAGCCCGTGCGCTGGTGGCGAGGCTCAGCCCGCGCATGGTGGTGGCGGTGGATGGCTACATGCCCGGTGTGGTCACCGAGGCGGTGGGTTCAGTGCGGCTGCGGGGGCTGTTCGTAGGGCCGGGTGGACACGCCTGGGGCGACCGTACCAATCCCAGCCCCATGCCCGCCCTGGGGCGGGCCATCACCGCGCTGTACGGGCTGAAGAAGCACGAGGACATGAGCGTGAATGTGGGCCGAGTGTGGGGCGGGGAGGCCATCAACGCCATCCCGGCGGAAGTGGGTTTCGAGCTCGACCTCCGGGCCAGCAAGGCGGCGATGTTGGAGCAACTCGAGGCCCAAGCCCGCGAGGTGTTGATGGATGCGGCTCAAAAGCAGGGCGTAAGGCTCGAGCTCGAGGTCTTGGGCCGTCGCCCGGCGGGGAGCACGGCCACGCTCGAGATGCAGCGGGCGGCTCAGCAGGCCCTGGCCGAGGTGGGCCAGGAAGTGCGTTGGCTCTCGGGCTCCACCGACGCCTCCGCGGCGGTTGAGGCGGGTATTCCTGCTCTGGCCTTCGGTACCTACCGGGGTGGGGGCGCCCACACTCCGGAGGAGTGGGTAGAGCCGGAATCGCTGCTGGAAGGGGCCAGGGCGCTGTGGGCACTCGTACGCAGCCTGCGCGGGCTGTAG
- a CDS encoding DUF6683 family protein, whose product MGRNILALLVFLLLCAAQAQYIAGGWGAPVQSFSNIYQANVYMAYNNLMLASQMAANKAILQAVIKRSQQKQGGSAQTATPRTTFRPGPKRLLVQAFAQSLTQNKAQQAELVKVFELGLELYEDEARRAGKPNDVAMAFTYFVGVCYFVYAGEEPSEQALLGLWGAVEEAFASSLEFKKATDPERQRLYELFVLMATLPLAGYSVATEANDAALKKTYQEIAGVALEAALGVRPDRLKFAPTGLELR is encoded by the coding sequence ATGGGCAGGAACATTCTGGCGTTGTTGGTGTTTTTACTGCTGTGCGCGGCGCAGGCCCAGTACATCGCTGGGGGATGGGGCGCTCCCGTACAGAGTTTTAGCAACATTTACCAAGCCAACGTCTACATGGCCTACAACAACCTCATGTTGGCAAGCCAGATGGCCGCGAATAAGGCTATTTTGCAGGCGGTCATCAAGCGTAGCCAGCAAAAACAAGGAGGGAGCGCCCAGACTGCGACTCCTAGGACTACCTTTAGACCTGGCCCCAAACGGCTGCTGGTGCAAGCTTTCGCACAATCCCTAACCCAGAACAAAGCCCAGCAAGCCGAGCTTGTCAAAGTATTCGAGCTTGGACTCGAGCTCTACGAAGACGAAGCCCGGCGGGCGGGCAAGCCCAACGACGTGGCCATGGCGTTTACGTACTTTGTGGGGGTCTGCTACTTTGTCTACGCCGGTGAAGAGCCCTCGGAGCAGGCGCTGTTGGGTTTGTGGGGGGCGGTGGAGGAAGCTTTTGCAAGCTCGCTCGAGTTCAAAAAAGCCACCGACCCGGAGCGCCAGCGTCTGTATGAGCTTTTTGTACTGATGGCTACCCTTCCTCTGGCCGGCTACTCGGTAGCAACGGAAGCAAACGATGCAGCCCTGAAAAAGACCTACCAGGAAATTGCCGGGGTGGCCCTCGAGGCGGCCCTGGGGGTGCGCCCGGATCGGCTGAAGTTCGCCCCGACGGGCCTCGAGCTGCGCTAA
- a CDS encoding ATP-binding protein encodes MPEPTRAQQARATSGARASWGRLELLGVPALQIYRRQLRPVERKTAGVLAYLALEGPTSRSKLAGLLWPESSEATARNNLAQALRRLKQAAGAELVRGADVLELQGLEVDVAALEVAHFAGRHAEVLGYTGRLLEGADYDDCPDFDDWLLIKRERLDDMRRDSLVVLADELEQAGQYREALSYAERLLESDALSETAHRRLMRLWYLLGDRSAAIAAFERCRAVLQREMGVAPLPETQELLRQITRGEFVASHGPAPRSEIPLSVLRPPRLLGREAEWAQMEEAWAQGQVILLSGPPGVGKSRLMQDFLSSQGQALVFEGRPGDVGIPYATLSRICRQILGQFPGLALPEWARLELARVLPELGPPQPPIQTQAEKLRFFQAQAELVRQAVGEGMEQICLDDLQFADMASLEVLHFVFSPYWRSPGPLRMALAFRTGELSAELEALLVQDVQGGWAVRVEVQPLDVAAVQGLLESLELPGLQGDPQEWAQALSRHTGGNPFFVLETLRSLWESGGLGQRKPGRLPLSSKIATLIQSRLQRLSPGAQRLVRTAAVAGPDFSLELAAAVLRSSPLELLEPLAELEAAQLLRGRAFVHDLLYEATLSGVPASIKTYLHRQIALYLEGQQADPARIAGHWLEGEPPRAIPFLVQAAQKAAETYRFAEAARFYEQAAELSEGLGDPKQTFELLEALSEVMIRFDTGSHHEALTRRLQALATTPEEHARAWLREAVRLCEHGYGPEAEQVARQGLQQAVEANQPDLRVRLLDALAQSLYVQRNAPALIEALEQLRRLHQERGDTLQAAICTSRLGIAYDQLERHRQALGFYREAEPVLVQSGNRLTLMGFHHNRAVCLAALGYAEAALEAQLQAQGLLEGMQGVIGREVHHFNNLALRYYDLGRYAEAQQALEHALQIVPEEWGWTRAFSEYQMARLSWVWGEWAQASDWLGRALGEPDLPKRDEATYRILQALLAHRQGVGVEPVLACLEELFAQHRGLAYGRYLLAKARVSLPEQSLPSIEEALALAQQNDWPSLEIAAHTLWANASLELAEGSPRRLREAQHHIQAAVEKLKTYWPTGCTRLEVLWVHYRVQAAYQKAGIPELQKLLDHLTRIADKIPPAHRSSFLSQNPVSKAILEAAQSAGIATL; translated from the coding sequence GTGCCGGAACCTACACGCGCACAACAGGCTCGAGCGACAAGCGGGGCCCGTGCGTCTTGGGGTCGTCTCGAGCTGTTGGGCGTTCCGGCCTTGCAGATTTATAGGCGCCAATTGCGCCCGGTAGAGCGCAAGACGGCGGGTGTTCTGGCCTACCTGGCCCTGGAAGGCCCCACCAGCCGCTCTAAGCTGGCCGGTTTGCTGTGGCCCGAGTCCTCCGAGGCCACCGCCCGTAACAACCTGGCCCAGGCCCTGCGGCGGCTCAAGCAGGCGGCAGGGGCCGAGTTGGTGCGGGGCGCGGATGTGCTGGAGTTGCAGGGCCTCGAGGTGGATGTGGCCGCCCTCGAGGTCGCCCATTTCGCGGGCCGCCATGCCGAGGTGCTGGGGTATACCGGTCGCCTGCTGGAGGGGGCCGACTACGACGACTGCCCCGACTTCGACGACTGGCTCTTGATAAAACGCGAGCGTCTGGACGATATGCGGCGCGATTCGCTGGTGGTACTGGCCGACGAGCTCGAGCAGGCCGGGCAGTACCGCGAAGCCCTGAGCTATGCCGAACGTCTCCTGGAATCCGATGCGCTTTCCGAAACCGCGCACCGGCGGCTGATGCGCTTGTGGTATCTGCTGGGCGACCGTAGTGCGGCTATAGCCGCCTTTGAGCGGTGCCGGGCGGTGCTCCAGCGGGAGATGGGGGTAGCGCCGCTGCCCGAGACCCAAGAGCTCCTCCGTCAGATCACGCGAGGAGAGTTCGTTGCTTCCCATGGCCCGGCGCCCCGCTCGGAAATTCCCCTCTCGGTATTGCGCCCGCCCCGGCTTTTGGGGCGTGAGGCCGAGTGGGCCCAGATGGAAGAAGCTTGGGCTCAGGGGCAGGTTATTTTGCTATCGGGCCCGCCAGGGGTGGGTAAAAGCCGCCTGATGCAGGACTTTTTGAGCAGCCAGGGGCAGGCTTTGGTTTTCGAGGGCCGTCCGGGCGACGTGGGTATTCCCTATGCTACCTTGAGCCGTATCTGCCGTCAGATTCTGGGGCAGTTTCCGGGTCTGGCCCTGCCGGAATGGGCGCGGCTCGAGCTGGCCCGCGTACTACCCGAACTCGGCCCCCCCCAGCCCCCTATCCAGACCCAGGCCGAGAAACTGCGCTTCTTCCAGGCCCAGGCCGAACTGGTGCGGCAGGCGGTGGGGGAGGGGATGGAGCAGATTTGCCTGGACGACCTGCAATTCGCCGACATGGCTAGCCTCGAGGTATTGCATTTTGTCTTTAGTCCGTACTGGAGAAGCCCTGGCCCGCTGCGCATGGCCCTGGCCTTTCGCACCGGCGAGCTTTCGGCCGAGCTAGAGGCGTTGCTGGTGCAGGATGTTCAGGGCGGGTGGGCCGTGCGGGTTGAGGTTCAGCCGCTGGACGTTGCCGCTGTACAGGGCTTGCTGGAGAGCCTCGAACTGCCCGGTTTGCAAGGCGACCCCCAGGAGTGGGCCCAGGCCCTGAGCCGCCACACAGGCGGTAACCCCTTTTTCGTGCTCGAGACCCTGCGCAGCCTGTGGGAATCGGGTGGGCTTGGTCAGCGGAAACCGGGCCGCCTGCCGCTTTCCAGCAAGATCGCCACCCTGATTCAGTCCCGCCTTCAGCGCCTTTCCCCCGGCGCCCAGCGGTTGGTTCGCACCGCAGCGGTGGCCGGGCCGGACTTCTCCCTCGAGCTGGCCGCCGCCGTGCTAAGGAGCAGCCCCTTGGAGCTGCTGGAGCCTTTGGCCGAACTCGAGGCGGCCCAGCTTTTACGCGGTCGCGCTTTTGTCCACGATCTGCTCTACGAGGCCACCCTGAGCGGGGTTCCGGCCAGCATCAAAACCTATCTGCACCGGCAAATCGCGCTGTACCTGGAGGGCCAGCAGGCCGATCCGGCGCGCATTGCCGGCCACTGGCTCGAGGGGGAGCCCCCCAGGGCCATTCCCTTTCTCGTTCAGGCGGCTCAAAAAGCCGCAGAGACCTACCGCTTCGCCGAAGCCGCCCGGTTTTACGAGCAAGCCGCCGAGCTATCCGAGGGGCTGGGCGACCCCAAGCAGACCTTTGAGCTGCTGGAAGCCTTGAGCGAGGTGATGATCCGCTTTGACACCGGCAGCCACCATGAGGCCCTCACCCGGCGCCTGCAAGCCCTGGCCACCACCCCCGAGGAACACGCGCGGGCCTGGCTGCGGGAGGCGGTGCGGCTGTGCGAGCACGGCTACGGCCCCGAAGCCGAGCAGGTCGCCCGCCAGGGCTTGCAGCAAGCCGTGGAAGCCAACCAGCCCGACCTGCGCGTTCGCTTGCTGGATGCCCTGGCCCAGTCGCTTTATGTCCAGCGCAACGCCCCGGCCCTGATCGAGGCCCTGGAGCAGCTCCGACGCCTTCACCAAGAACGGGGCGACACCCTGCAGGCGGCCATCTGCACCTCGCGGCTGGGCATCGCCTACGACCAGCTCGAGCGCCACCGCCAGGCCCTGGGGTTCTACCGGGAAGCTGAGCCTGTGCTGGTGCAATCCGGCAACCGGCTCACCCTGATGGGCTTCCACCACAACCGCGCGGTCTGCCTGGCCGCCCTGGGCTACGCCGAGGCCGCCCTGGAAGCCCAGTTGCAGGCCCAGGGTTTGCTCGAGGGAATGCAGGGCGTAATAGGCCGCGAGGTGCACCACTTCAACAACCTGGCCCTGCGCTACTACGACCTGGGGCGCTACGCCGAAGCCCAGCAAGCCCTGGAACACGCTTTGCAAATTGTGCCCGAAGAATGGGGCTGGACGCGGGCTTTTAGCGAGTACCAGATGGCCCGCCTTTCCTGGGTCTGGGGCGAGTGGGCACAGGCCTCGGACTGGCTGGGCCGGGCCTTAGGAGAGCCCGACTTGCCCAAGCGGGACGAGGCCACCTACCGGATTTTGCAAGCCCTGCTGGCCCACCGGCAAGGCGTTGGGGTAGAACCCGTCCTGGCCTGCCTGGAAGAGCTTTTCGCCCAACACCGAGGCCTGGCCTATGGCCGCTACCTGCTGGCCAAAGCCCGCGTGAGCCTCCCGGAGCAGTCCTTGCCCAGCATAGAGGAGGCGCTGGCCCTGGCCCAGCAGAACGACTGGCCCAGTCTCGAAATCGCGGCCCATACCCTTTGGGCTAACGCCTCGCTGGAACTGGCCGAGGGCTCCCCCCGAAGGTTGCGCGAAGCCCAGCACCACATCCAGGCGGCGGTGGAGAAGCTAAAGACCTACTGGCCCACGGGCTGTACAAGGCTCGAGGTCTTGTGGGTGCACTACCGCGTCCAAGCGGCCTACCAAAAAGCCGGCATCCCCGAGCTTCAAAAGCTGCTAGACCACCTTACACGGATTGCCGATAAAATACCCCCTGCACACAGGAGCAGTTTTCTAAGCCAAAACCCCGTTAGTAAGGCAATTCTCGAGGCGGCTCAGTCTGCCGGAATCGCCACCCTCTAG
- a CDS encoding DUF3137 domain-containing protein, with product MDFTRLYYQVLLPAQNLLERERRHSLLLVGLLTLFTASLLALGLAVMLAGVFPIGLLLLGLAAGTWLSVYPALQYNYRRHFKQKLIQPILAEVAPTLIYQSLGTLNELELWASGLLERTSEVEGSDLVRGRIEGVECKFAYVEAFAVEEKRDKNSSLKRRSRLFRGLLFVADFPKPFSGQVLIIPDHLEPTLGPLAHSLQSLDRSKGELVKLEDPDFEELFAVYTAPGPEQQIKARYLLSTSFMRRLAQFRRQLGRPLLVSLNYGKLYLAIPMPANPLDPPLLRKAVEVGKVREYVEALELMLGLVEELRLNVRIWSPN from the coding sequence ATGGACTTCACTCGCCTTTACTATCAGGTCTTGCTCCCAGCCCAGAACCTGCTGGAGCGTGAGCGTCGCCATAGTCTGCTGTTGGTGGGACTGCTGACCCTGTTCACTGCGTCACTGCTGGCGCTGGGCCTTGCGGTGATGCTGGCGGGAGTATTCCCGATCGGGCTGCTGCTCTTGGGCCTGGCAGCGGGGACATGGCTCAGCGTCTATCCCGCGCTGCAGTACAACTACCGCCGCCACTTCAAGCAGAAGCTCATCCAGCCCATCCTGGCCGAGGTTGCGCCGACTCTGATCTACCAGAGCCTGGGCACGCTCAACGAGCTCGAGCTGTGGGCCAGCGGACTGCTCGAGCGCACCAGCGAGGTCGAGGGCAGCGACCTGGTGCGGGGCCGCATCGAGGGGGTGGAGTGCAAGTTCGCCTATGTGGAGGCTTTCGCCGTCGAAGAAAAGCGCGACAAAAATTCCTCTCTAAAGCGGCGCTCTCGCCTCTTCCGGGGCCTGCTGTTCGTGGCCGATTTTCCCAAGCCCTTCAGCGGCCAGGTCCTGATCATCCCCGATCACCTCGAGCCCACCCTGGGCCCGCTGGCCCACAGCCTGCAAAGCCTCGACCGCTCGAAGGGCGAACTGGTCAAGCTCGAAGACCCCGACTTCGAAGAACTCTTCGCCGTCTACACCGCCCCCGGCCCCGAGCAGCAGATCAAAGCCCGCTACCTGCTCTCCACCAGCTTCATGCGCCGCCTGGCCCAGTTCCGCCGCCAACTTGGCCGGCCCCTGCTGGTCTCGCTCAACTACGGCAAGCTCTACCTGGCCATCCCCATGCCCGCCAACCCCCTCGACCCTCCCCTGCTGCGCAAGGCGGTGGAGGTCGGTAAAGTGCGCGAGTACGTAGAAGCGCTCGAGCTGATGCTGGGCCTGGTGGAAGAGTTACGGCTCAACGTGCGCATCTGGTCCCCGAATTGA
- a CDS encoding ATPase/DNA packaging protein — protein sequence MAGRQTFRILIVGKSGSGKSTLAREIIRRMEGRYRHLRVCRAGPGALYGARRW from the coding sequence GTGGCCGGTAGGCAGACCTTCCGCATCCTCATCGTGGGCAAGTCGGGCTCGGGGAAGAGCACCCTGGCCCGCGAAATCATCCGCCGCATGGAGGGCCGCTACCGGCACCTGCGAGTTTGCCGAGCTGGCCCAGGGGCGCTATACGGTGCGCGAAGATGGTGA
- a CDS encoding response regulator transcription factor, which produces MIRILLADDHALFRQGLRSLLEAEADFRVIGEAKDGREALRHALEARPDIILMDIQMPGLDGVQATQEILREWPQAKVIMLTMYRQDAYVFEAVKTGARGYLLKDADAKELLEAIRRVQAGEVLLDAEMAEQIIQDFKSKHEAMPKSHAELSDREVQILKLVAQGYTNLEIASELSLSEKTVRNRLSDIFQKLHLNNRTQAALYALREGLAESGEGE; this is translated from the coding sequence ATGATACGCATTCTGCTCGCCGATGATCACGCCCTGTTTCGTCAGGGCCTACGGAGCCTGCTCGAGGCCGAAGCCGACTTTCGGGTGATTGGGGAGGCCAAAGATGGGCGTGAGGCGCTGCGCCACGCCCTCGAGGCCCGGCCTGACATCATCCTCATGGACATCCAGATGCCTGGTCTCGACGGGGTGCAGGCCACGCAGGAGATCCTGCGGGAATGGCCCCAGGCCAAGGTCATCATGCTGACCATGTACCGTCAGGATGCCTACGTCTTCGAGGCAGTCAAGACCGGAGCGCGGGGCTACTTGCTCAAGGATGCCGACGCCAAGGAGTTGCTCGAGGCCATCCGCCGGGTGCAGGCTGGGGAGGTGCTGCTCGACGCGGAGATGGCTGAGCAGATCATCCAGGACTTCAAGAGCAAGCACGAGGCCATGCCTAAGTCCCACGCCGAACTCTCCGACCGCGAGGTGCAGATTCTCAAGCTCGTGGCCCAGGGCTACACCAACCTCGAGATCGCCAGCGAGCTCTCCCTCTCCGAGAAGACCGTGCGCAACCGCCTCTCGGACATCTTCCAGAAGCTTCACCTCAACAACCGTACCCAGGCTGCCCTCTACGCCCTGCGGGAGGGGTTGGCCGAGTCGGGCGAGGGTGAATGA
- a CDS encoding InlB B-repeat-containing protein: MATQNTVGYFTDPNEPYPKTGDLAYVRASSTNVSPCTNDTVGFDFFLPEGASFAVSAQNRVYCYLIRLSDGYTIDVSNNPSGFQGYCSQTPQTAGAGGTSYGWAALPSGWQFQVQVPVLFNKQLLGLAGPSTHRLRATAVTAYGNATPEQPVTVFYQASFQNLQSNNITATSATLGVNLYSYFKSGLLYLDYGTTSALGSSLPPANVPNTSLNFPNVSTNLSGLSPNTTYYWRYRFVTDAGTFNSPTQSFTTSAAPTFALTVNKNGTGSGTVTSNPTGINCGSTCSASFAQGTTVTLTATPASGSVFAGWSGGGCSGTGTCTVTMSAAQSVTATFNTAPAPTFNLTVNKAGSGSGTVTSNPSGINCGATCTAAFNAGTSVTLSAAAASGSTFAGWSGACTGTGACTVTMNAAQAVTATFNTAQSFGTLNLQVSGLPSGNSATLTITGPGGFNQQRTILTGTGQSLSDLVTGVYTVSAPSVVVSGTTYNPNPASQNVTVTTGSVTASVNYTQAPAATFALTVSKGGTGGGTVSSSPAGINCGATCSANFSAGASVILSAVADAGSSFAGWSGACTGSGTCSVTMDAAKSVTATFNTAPAGGLTIAVAKPANAPADATRNKGQSNVVMLAFTLNPSQATQLQSITLQASGSGNDQLDLTAVKLIPDANANGQMDSGETPIATGTFSADNGTLTLTLSTPLALGVGNSQFLVAADIASSLAARPAVLKAQSLPTLPAPLLLTLLPWMLLGAWRMRSLRAGFLALALALTLAACGGGQSTNPINKTYQINLTAVGAQGSPTLSGLPISGATITVQK, encoded by the coding sequence GTGGCCACCCAAAATACGGTGGGCTACTTTACCGACCCCAACGAGCCCTATCCCAAAACAGGCGACCTGGCCTACGTGAGGGCGAGCTCAACCAATGTGAGCCCCTGTACCAACGATACCGTGGGTTTTGACTTCTTTCTACCCGAGGGAGCCAGCTTTGCAGTCAGCGCCCAGAACCGGGTGTACTGCTACCTGATCCGGCTCTCAGACGGCTACACCATTGATGTTTCGAATAACCCCTCGGGTTTTCAGGGGTATTGTTCACAAACCCCGCAAACCGCAGGAGCTGGCGGTACCTCCTATGGGTGGGCCGCGCTTCCCTCGGGCTGGCAGTTTCAGGTACAGGTACCGGTGTTGTTCAACAAGCAGCTTCTAGGCCTTGCGGGCCCCAGCACCCACCGCCTAAGGGCAACGGCGGTCACGGCCTATGGCAACGCTACGCCCGAACAGCCGGTGACGGTGTTTTACCAGGCCAGCTTCCAGAACCTTCAGAGCAACAACATCACCGCCACCTCGGCCACCTTAGGGGTCAACCTCTACAGCTATTTCAAGAGCGGGCTACTTTACCTCGACTACGGCACTACCAGCGCCCTGGGCTCATCGCTGCCACCGGCCAATGTTCCGAACACCTCGCTCAACTTCCCCAATGTGAGCACCAACCTCAGCGGTCTGAGCCCCAACACCACGTATTACTGGCGCTACCGCTTCGTCACCGATGCGGGCACCTTCAACAGCCCTACCCAGAGCTTCACCACCTCGGCAGCGCCTACCTTTGCCCTTACGGTCAACAAAAACGGTACCGGTTCGGGCACCGTAACCAGCAACCCTACGGGCATCAACTGCGGGTCTACCTGCTCGGCCAGCTTTGCCCAGGGCACCACGGTCACGCTGACCGCCACCCCTGCGTCGGGCTCGGTATTTGCCGGGTGGAGCGGAGGCGGCTGTAGCGGTACGGGCACCTGTACGGTAACGATGAGCGCAGCCCAGAGCGTGACCGCCACCTTCAATACCGCGCCCGCCCCCACCTTCAACCTGACCGTCAACAAAGCCGGCAGTGGCAGCGGTACCGTCACCAGCAACCCCTCTGGCATCAACTGCGGCGCTACCTGTACTGCTGCCTTCAACGCCGGAACCTCCGTTACCCTCAGTGCGGCAGCGGCCAGCGGCTCTACCTTTGCCGGTTGGAGCGGGGCCTGCACGGGTACGGGCGCTTGCACCGTCACCATGAATGCCGCCCAGGCCGTGACCGCTACCTTCAACACCGCGCAGAGCTTCGGTACGCTCAATCTACAGGTGTCCGGCCTGCCCAGCGGCAACAGCGCTACCCTCACCATCACCGGCCCGGGCGGCTTCAACCAGCAGCGAACCATCCTCACCGGCACCGGCCAGTCGCTGTCCGATCTGGTAACCGGCGTTTACACCGTCTCGGCGCCCAGTGTGGTGGTGAGCGGTACCACCTACAACCCCAATCCGGCCAGCCAGAACGTCACCGTGACCACCGGCAGTGTCACGGCCAGCGTGAACTACACCCAGGCTCCTGCGGCTACCTTTGCGCTTACGGTGAGCAAGGGCGGAACGGGGGGTGGAACCGTAAGCAGCAGTCCAGCAGGGATCAACTGTGGTGCGACCTGTAGCGCTAACTTTAGCGCTGGGGCCAGTGTGATCCTGAGCGCGGTGGCCGATGCGGGCTCGAGCTTCGCCGGTTGGAGCGGAGCCTGCACGGGCAGTGGAACCTGCTCGGTCACCATGGACGCGGCCAAGTCGGTCACGGCTACCTTCAACACCGCGCCCGCCGGAGGCTTAACCATCGCCGTAGCCAAGCCGGCCAACGCTCCTGCCGACGCCACCCGCAACAAAGGCCAGAGCAACGTCGTCATGCTGGCCTTTACCCTCAATCCCTCGCAGGCCACCCAGTTGCAAAGCATCACCCTACAGGCCAGTGGCAGCGGCAACGATCAGCTCGACCTCACGGCGGTCAAGCTGATCCCGGATGCCAACGCCAACGGCCAGATGGATAGTGGCGAAACGCCCATCGCCACCGGCACTTTCAGCGCCGACAACGGCACCCTTACGCTTACCCTCTCCACCCCACTGGCCCTTGGTGTGGGCAACAGCCAGTTCCTGGTGGCCGCCGATATCGCCAGCTCGTTGGCTGCCCGTCCGGCGGTGCTGAAGGCCCAGAGCCTCCCAACTTTGCCCGCGCCTTTGCTCCTTACCTTGCTGCCCTGGATGCTCCTGGGTGCGTGGCGGATGCGCTCGCTAAGGGCGGGTTTCCTGGCCCTGGCGCTGGCCCTGACCCTGGCAGCCTGTGGCGGCGGTCAGAGCACCAACCCGATCAATAAGACCTACCAGATCAACCTGACCGCCGTGGGCGCCCAAGGCAGCCCCACCCTGAGCGGCCTGCCCATTAGCGGCGCCACCATCACGGTGCAGAAGTGA